In a single window of the Helicobacter sp. MIT 99-5507 genome:
- a CDS encoding fatty acid--CoA ligase family protein translates to MANFLEKISKHSGNFIIYDDNPYSYRDLFKKIDEKSLILSNIEQGSTIALIGDYDIDSISFLLCCYKHKMIVAPLLKSNPNEDSIKAAQIEYIYQNNKLEKTNNKSENNLLSRLKNKSGLILFSSGSTGIPKAIVHDLDSMLESYIDKRVKPINLLLFLGFDHIGGLNTLFNSLSSGSCGIALKDRKNIKDIAKALQDYKISLLPASPSLLNLMLTCNIQNNYDLSNLRIITYGSEMMPPSLLYKLKLAFPKVRFHQTFGTSETGIIQTKSLKDSIKLENIDYKIKNNELYLKSKTQSLGYLNSDNKVFDDEGYFATGDLVEVMESSGEEYIKIVARTKEVINVGGEKVLPSEVESVILELPYILDCLVYGETNSIMGQSVSAKVVLDSKIESNAELKKKIRIYCKNKLANYKIPTKIEQVESLEISERFKKVRIYANSTKG, encoded by the coding sequence ATGGCTAATTTCTTAGAGAAAATCTCAAAACATAGTGGAAATTTTATTATATATGATGATAATCCATATAGCTATAGAGATTTATTTAAAAAAATTGATGAAAAGTCTTTAATTTTATCAAATATAGAGCAAGGAAGCACTATAGCTTTAATTGGTGATTATGATATAGATTCTATTAGTTTTTTACTTTGCTGCTACAAACATAAAATGATAGTTGCGCCACTTTTAAAATCAAATCCAAATGAAGATTCTATAAAAGCAGCACAGATTGAATATATCTATCAAAATAATAAATTAGAAAAAACTAATAATAAAAGTGAAAATAATTTATTATCCAGATTAAAAAATAAAAGTGGGCTTATTTTGTTTTCAAGCGGTAGCACAGGAATCCCAAAAGCAATAGTGCATGATTTAGATTCTATGCTTGAAAGCTATATAGATAAAAGGGTAAAGCCTATTAATTTGCTTTTATTTTTAGGATTTGATCATATTGGTGGATTAAATACGCTTTTTAATAGTTTGAGCAGTGGTAGCTGTGGTATTGCACTAAAAGATAGAAAAAATATAAAAGATATAGCAAAAGCCTTGCAAGATTATAAAATTTCTTTACTTCCTGCAAGCCCTAGCCTCTTAAATCTTATGCTAACTTGCAATATTCAAAATAATTATGATTTAAGCAATTTACGCATTATTACATATGGAAGTGAGATGATGCCACCTTCCTTGCTATATAAATTAAAGCTAGCTTTTCCAAAGGTGCGTTTTCACCAAACATTTGGGACAAGCGAGACAGGAATAATCCAAACAAAAAGCCTAAAAGATTCTATAAAACTAGAAAATATAGATTACAAAATCAAAAACAATGAACTTTATTTAAAAAGTAAAACTCAAAGCTTAGGTTATTTAAATAGTGATAATAAAGTATTTGATGATGAAGGATACTTTGCTACAGGTGATTTAGTAGAAGTAATGGAATCTAGTGGAGAAGAATATATAAAAATTGTTGCTAGAACAAAAGAAGTAATAAATGTTGGTGGTGAAAAAGTATTACCTAGTGAAGTTGAGAGTGTGATTTTAGAATTGCCTTATATTTTAGATTGCTTAGTTTATGGAGAAACAAATTCTATTATGGGACAAAGTGTAAGTGCAAAAGTAGTATTAGATTCTAAAATAGAATCTAATGCAGAACTAAAAAAGAAAATTAGAATCTACTGCAAAAATAAGCTTGCAAACTACAAAATCCCTACAAAAATAGAACAAGTAGAATCTCTAGAGATAAGTGAGAGATTTAAGAAAGTTAGAATATATGCAAATTCTACTAAAGGCTAA
- a CDS encoding SDR family NAD(P)-dependent oxidoreductase: MKNKIIVITGTRKGIGKELSLYYLKKGHIVCGCSRGVSSIEHENYRHFELDVSNESQVVSMIRTIKKEFGRIDILLNNAGIASMNHILTTPYKSVQNIFNTNVFGSFLFLREVAKLMSLTYKKNKMQGLPFRIVNFATIATPLRLEGEAIYAASKAAIVNFTQIAAKELSELGITINAVGPTPIPTDLIKNVPKEKMQNLLNEQAIKRFGEFSDVLNVIDFFINENSDFITGQVIYLGGVVNG; encoded by the coding sequence ATGAAAAATAAAATAATAGTAATAACTGGCACTAGAAAAGGCATAGGCAAGGAATTAAGCTTATATTATCTAAAAAAAGGACACATAGTATGTGGCTGTTCTCGTGGGGTTTCTAGCATAGAGCACGAAAATTATCGCCATTTTGAGCTAGATGTAAGTAATGAATCTCAAGTTGTTTCAATGATAAGAACGATAAAAAAAGAATTTGGCAGAATTGATATTTTACTTAATAATGCTGGAATCGCCTCTATGAATCACATTTTAACAACACCATATAAAAGTGTGCAAAATATTTTTAATACAAATGTTTTTGGCTCATTTTTATTCCTAAGAGAAGTAGCAAAACTCATGAGTCTAACTTATAAAAAAAATAAAATGCAAGGTTTGCCTTTTCGCATTGTGAATTTTGCCACAATCGCAACTCCGCTTAGATTGGAAGGTGAGGCAATTTATGCAGCTTCAAAAGCAGCAATAGTAAATTTTACCCAAATTGCAGCAAAAGAATTAAGCGAGCTTGGAATTACGATAAATGCAGTAGGACCAACCCCTATTCCAACAGATTTAATCAAAAATGTCCCAAAAGAAAAAATGCAAAATTTACTAAACGAGCAAGCCATAAAAAGATTTGGAGAATTTAGCGATGTCTTAAATGTAATTGATTTTTTTATCAATGAAAATAGTGATTTTATCACCGGACAAGTGATTTATCTAGGGGGCGTAGTAAATGGCTAA
- a CDS encoding Gfo/Idh/MocA family protein gives MSILRLGFIGGSCDSAIGYTHFVSTRMDNKFEICCACFSTNKEINHKTAYLWDSNIRIYDDYKDLLKIEQGKIDAICILTPTPTHKQILLDCIRYGYAVVVEKTLCRNLNEAKEIAAALQDKNIFLAVIYNYTGYPMIRELRYMIENGEFGDIFQINIEMPQESFICKNDNGEVKIPQSWRLTDGIIPIISLDLGIHCHNLIYFLTHKKALNVYSKYNGCGNFKNIIDNVNIFATYEDNISVNMWFSKCALGHRNGLKLRIFGSKSSCEWLQSNSEELILNTQSGERIIKDRASPNLKIASLARYNRFKAGHPQGFLEAFANYYYDIAISLVNFKNGIDSTSPYIFGLGESKEGLLFFESATLSAQKNNIVEIDYRNMEVDK, from the coding sequence ATGTCTATATTAAGGCTAGGATTCATCGGTGGCAGCTGTGATTCTGCTATTGGTTATACGCATTTTGTATCTACTCGTATGGATAATAAATTTGAAATCTGTTGTGCTTGTTTTAGCACAAACAAAGAGATTAATCATAAGACAGCATACCTATGGGATAGCAATATTAGAATCTATGATGATTATAAGGATTTATTGAAAATAGAGCAGGGTAAAATTGATGCTATTTGCATTCTTACTCCAACTCCTACGCATAAACAAATATTGCTTGATTGTATAAGATATGGATATGCTGTTGTTGTTGAGAAAACGCTTTGCAGGAATCTTAATGAAGCCAAAGAGATCGCCGCTGCATTGCAAGATAAAAATATTTTTTTGGCGGTGATTTATAATTATACTGGTTATCCTATGATTCGTGAATTGAGATATATGATAGAAAATGGCGAATTTGGAGATATTTTTCAAATAAATATTGAAATGCCACAGGAAAGTTTTATTTGCAAGAATGATAATGGCGAGGTAAAGATTCCACAGAGTTGGCGATTAACTGATGGAATAATACCTATTATTTCACTTGATTTAGGGATACATTGCCATAATCTAATTTATTTTTTAACCCATAAAAAAGCACTTAATGTATATAGTAAATATAATGGTTGTGGGAATTTTAAAAATATCATTGATAATGTAAATATTTTTGCCACTTATGAAGATAATATATCGGTAAATATGTGGTTTTCAAAGTGTGCATTAGGTCATAGAAATGGACTAAAACTTAGAATCTTTGGTTCTAAATCTAGTTGCGAGTGGTTGCAAAGTAATAGCGAAGAATTAATACTCAATACCCAATCTGGAGAAAGAATCATAAAAGATAGGGCATCACCAAATCTAAAAATTGCTTCACTTGCCCGCTATAATCGATTTAAGGCAGGACATCCACAAGGTTTTTTGGAAGCCTTTGCGAATTATTATTATGATATTGCCATAAGCCTTGTAAATTTTAAAAATGGCATAGATTCTACTTCGCCTTATATTTTTGGTTTAGGTGAATCAAAAGAAGGATTATTGTTTTTTGAGAGTGCTACATTATCGGCACAAAAAAATAATATCGTTGAGATTGATTATAGAAATATGGAGGTAGATAAATGA
- a CDS encoding formyltransferase family protein — translation MIDTIAQAILQNMRCIVPKICFYVSGAAQRLIALFKKDSKILQSTALIVFDNPPLSLLNQYAKNKNIELLEIDYKKLGLNLKERNIYLSNTLLNAMQRLDITHCFCFGRLLLVGELLKIYQNKIINFHPSILPLFSGNKAIDKALENKAFLLGNTAHFVDDGIDSGPIIMQSIIKSSEFRDYEDVLSLQIPMIEYIYNNIDSISIKNNIVSIKDSTSYPAFFPSILHNNTKEKKAIFIGNRLDVLDEILQSNIRLEKILILKDSYAHKNIKLENFILFDTKEILLNEIKNCNFDILISNGCPFILPVSSLKKPNQKFINIHPSLLPSLRGKHPINGAILFNKKAGASVHMMNDEVDKGEILSQVEIPLKNLSLALLYKLSFKAEAMAFKIALQNDFKATNKIKIYKESYYSRPKDIKIHINSNNKKLIRTINAFGIENIAATIITKIGEFKVLEIKKIKNKFLKKISPHYKEYEILETYEDKILFLKNDEFLELRFLNRKDISKLKSKMILWGGGY, via the coding sequence ATGATAGATACAATAGCCCAAGCCATATTACAAAATATGAGGTGCATTGTGCCTAAGATTTGTTTTTATGTATCAGGGGCTGCCCAAAGATTGATTGCATTGTTTAAAAAAGATTCTAAGATATTACAATCCACTGCATTAATAGTATTTGATAATCCACCATTATCGCTTTTAAATCAATATGCAAAAAATAAAAATATAGAATTATTAGAAATCGATTATAAAAAACTCGGCTTAAACCTAAAAGAGCGAAATATTTATCTAAGCAATACACTTTTAAATGCGATGCAAAGATTGGATATTACACATTGTTTTTGCTTTGGTAGATTGCTTTTAGTAGGTGAGTTATTAAAAATCTATCAAAATAAAATAATCAACTTCCACCCTTCTATTTTGCCACTTTTTAGTGGAAATAAAGCTATTGATAAAGCATTGGAAAATAAGGCATTTTTACTAGGAAATACTGCGCATTTTGTAGATGATGGTATAGATAGCGGTCCAATTATTATGCAAAGTATCATAAAATCAAGTGAATTTAGAGATTATGAAGATGTATTATCTTTGCAGATTCCAATGATTGAATATATTTATAATAATATAGATTCAATCTCTATAAAAAATAATATTGTATCAATAAAAGATTCTACAAGCTATCCTGCATTTTTCCCTAGCATTTTGCACAATAATACAAAAGAGAAAAAAGCTATTTTTATTGGCAATAGATTAGATGTATTAGATGAGATTTTGCAATCAAATATAAGATTAGAAAAAATTTTAATATTGAAAGATTCTTATGCACACAAAAATATAAAACTAGAAAATTTTATTTTATTTGATACAAAAGAAATACTCTTAAATGAGATAAAAAATTGCAATTTTGATATATTAATCTCAAATGGCTGCCCTTTTATACTACCTGTATCATCACTAAAAAAACCTAATCAAAAATTTATAAATATCCACCCTTCACTACTTCCTAGCCTTCGAGGCAAACACCCTATAAATGGAGCAATCTTGTTTAATAAAAAAGCTGGAGCTAGCGTGCATATGATGAATGATGAAGTAGATAAAGGAGAGATTCTATCTCAAGTTGAAATACCGCTAAAAAATCTAAGCTTAGCACTTTTATACAAACTATCATTTAAAGCTGAAGCAATGGCTTTTAAAATAGCATTACAAAATGATTTTAAAGCCACAAATAAAATAAAAATATACAAAGAGAGCTACTACTCTCGCCCAAAAGATATAAAAATCCACATAAATAGCAACAATAAAAAACTAATACGCACGATAAATGCCTTTGGTATAGAAAATATCGCTGCGACAATAATCACAAAAATAGGAGAATTTAAAGTGTTAGAAATAAAAAAAATAAAAAATAAATTTTTAAAAAAAATAAGCCCACATTATAAAGAATATGAAATATTAGAAACATATGAAGACAAGATTTTATTTTTAAAAAATGATGAATTTTTAGAACTTAGATTTTTAAACAGAAAAGATATATCAAAACTAAAAAGCAAAATGATTCTATGGGGGGGGGGATATTAG
- a CDS encoding WbqC family protein yields MKYTPKNQSLAIMQPYFLPYIGYFQLINAVDNFIIYDNIQYSKKYFVSKNQFLQNGKPKAFSIALQKDSDYLNINERYLAKNFDKEKLLDSIHFAYIKAPYHNDLMPLLESIFAYPKENLFDFIYHSILKICIYLKIDTNIFISSTLPINHELRAQDKVIALCKAMQSNIYINSIGGISLYDKKEFEKQNIKLRFMQIDSNLFYNQFGNTFIQNLSIIDVIAFNNKSQIKNLLKQYCFKNGGGDSIF; encoded by the coding sequence ATGAAATACACTCCTAAAAATCAAAGTCTAGCTATAATGCAACCATATTTTTTGCCATATATTGGATATTTTCAGCTAATTAATGCAGTGGATAATTTTATTATATATGATAATATTCAATATTCAAAAAAATATTTTGTAAGCAAAAATCAATTTTTGCAAAATGGCAAGCCAAAAGCATTTTCTATCGCCTTGCAAAAAGATTCTGATTATTTAAATATAAATGAGCGATATTTAGCAAAAAATTTTGATAAAGAAAAATTACTAGATTCTATTCATTTTGCATATATCAAAGCACCATATCATAATGATTTAATGCCACTATTAGAATCTATTTTTGCATATCCAAAAGAAAATTTATTTGATTTTATTTATCACTCAATCCTTAAAATATGTATTTATTTAAAAATTGATACAAATATTTTTATCTCATCAACTCTACCTATAAATCACGAATTGAGAGCACAAGATAAAGTTATAGCACTATGTAAAGCTATGCAATCAAACATATATATAAATTCTATTGGTGGAATCTCACTTTATGATAAAAAAGAATTTGAAAAGCAAAATATCAAACTTAGATTTATGCAAATAGATTCTAATCTTTTTTATAATCAATTTGGAAATACTTTTATTCAAAATCTTAGCATTATCGATGTAATCGCATTTAATAACAAATCTCAAATAAAAAATCTCCTAAAACAATATTGCTTTAAAAATGGGGGGGGGGATTCTATTTTTTAA
- a CDS encoding transferase, with product MQGFYSNLELKKLGFKNLGNNIFLSKKVSIYGIEQISIGSNVRIDDFTILSGNIQIGSFVHIGACSQIVGAESGVIIKDFVSISSGVKIYASSDDYSGNSLTNPLIPTQYKNITQEQITLCKHSIIGSNSVLLPNSKGLAFGVSVGALSLVMRPTKPFGIYFGIPAKEIAKRSKDILKLEEDFKKNFMGGGEF from the coding sequence ATGCAGGGATTTTATTCAAATTTAGAGCTAAAAAAATTAGGATTTAAAAATCTTGGTAACAATATATTTTTAAGTAAAAAAGTAAGCATATATGGCATAGAGCAAATAAGCATTGGCAGCAATGTGCGTATTGATGATTTTACGATATTAAGTGGAAACATACAAATTGGCTCATTTGTGCATATTGGAGCTTGTAGTCAAATCGTAGGGGCTGAAAGCGGCGTAATTATAAAAGATTTTGTTAGCATTAGTAGCGGTGTAAAAATCTATGCCTCAAGTGATGATTATAGTGGAAATAGCCTTACAAATCCGCTTATTCCCACACAATACAAAAATATCACACAAGAGCAAATCACACTTTGTAAGCATAGTATTATTGGAAGCAATAGCGTGCTTTTACCAAATAGTAAAGGTTTGGCTTTTGGTGTAAGTGTAGGCGCTCTAAGCCTTGTTATGCGTCCTACAAAACCTTTTGGAATCTACTTTGGAATCCCAGCAAAAGAGATTGCAAAAAGAAGTAAAGATATTTTAAAACTAGAAGAAGATTTTAAAAAGAACTTTATGGGGGGGGGGGAATTCTAA
- a CDS encoding acetyl-CoA carboxylase biotin carboxylase subunit family protein, whose protein sequence is MKKLLMLGGSYFQTHAILKAKEMGLYVITCDYLKNNPGHKYSDEYHNISTTNKEEVLNLAKRLKIDGILAYASDPAAPTASFVAQHLGLNGLPYKSVEILTNKALFREFLHKNGFHAPKGISFCDLQDGLEKMQDLAFPLILKPVDSSGSKGVYKIDCKDDLKKYFFKAMQYSLSKKVILEEWINYDGFQIAGDGFSIDGKLVFCGFANEHFNTKSKSPFVPICESFPYIGDEKTKNMLRDEIQKVLNLLDLKTGSYNFDIRIKDNKVYFLEIGPRNGGNLIPQTIHLAYGVDLVDAQIRAALGMDLQKLKDEIKNSTLNGYFACYVLHSNKSGIYEGLEIDKDFKPNIQSLQIFINIGDKISHFSGSNATIGIVIFKSSSIQSMHKNIKNMQNLIKIKMGGGSPSYKNLRILFIIYYPLPSYTKECVA, encoded by the coding sequence ATGAAAAAACTTCTAATGTTAGGCGGTAGCTATTTTCAAACACATGCTATTTTAAAAGCAAAAGAAATGGGCTTATATGTCATTACTTGTGATTATTTAAAAAACAATCCTGGGCATAAATATTCAGATGAATATCACAATATCTCAACAACAAACAAAGAAGAAGTATTAAATCTTGCAAAAAGATTAAAAATCGATGGGATATTAGCTTATGCAAGCGACCCAGCTGCACCTACTGCAAGCTTTGTAGCACAACATTTAGGATTAAATGGATTGCCTTATAAGAGTGTAGAGATACTAACAAATAAGGCGCTTTTTAGAGAATTTTTACATAAAAATGGATTTCATGCACCAAAAGGCATTAGTTTTTGTGATTTACAAGATGGCTTAGAAAAAATGCAAGATCTTGCATTTCCACTTATCTTAAAACCTGTAGATTCAAGTGGCAGTAAAGGCGTTTATAAGATAGATTGCAAAGATGATTTAAAAAAATACTTCTTCAAAGCCATGCAATACAGCCTAAGTAAAAAAGTCATTTTAGAGGAATGGATAAATTATGATGGATTCCAGATAGCAGGTGATGGTTTTAGCATAGATGGTAAGCTTGTATTTTGTGGCTTTGCAAATGAACATTTTAATACAAAAAGCAAATCACCATTTGTCCCGATATGCGAGAGCTTTCCATATATTGGAGATGAAAAAACAAAAAATATGCTAAGAGATGAAATACAAAAAGTATTAAATCTATTAGATTTAAAAACAGGAAGCTACAATTTTGATATTAGAATAAAAGATAACAAAGTATATTTTTTAGAAATTGGTCCTAGAAATGGAGGGAATCTCATCCCTCAAACAATTCATTTAGCCTATGGAGTAGATTTAGTAGATGCTCAAATTAGAGCAGCTCTTGGGATGGACTTACAAAAACTAAAAGATGAGATAAAAAACTCCACTTTAAATGGTTATTTTGCTTGCTATGTTTTACATTCAAACAAAAGCGGTATATATGAAGGTTTAGAAATAGATAAGGATTTTAAGCCAAATATTCAATCTTTGCAAATATTTATCAATATTGGTGATAAAATCAGCCATTTTAGCGGTAGCAATGCAACTATAGGAATAGTTATTTTTAAATCTAGCTCAATTCAATCAATGCATAAAAACATAAAAAATATGCAAAATCTAATAAAAATAAAAATGGGGGGGGGAAGCCCATCATACAAGAATCTTAGAATCTTATTTATTATTTACTACCCACTCCCATCATACACTAAGGAGTGCGTAGCATGA
- a CDS encoding dTDP-4-amino-4,6-dideoxyglucose formyltransferase produces MKIFILTDNYDIFLPIYDVIKNNIKKDIDIKYFCNPTSKNKFKDFDFIKQKNIKDDYNDLLKFDIGFSIHSKMIFPKELVETIPCFNLHPGFNPHNRGIFPHVFSIINKLKAGASLHIMDSKIDNGKIIDREEVAIKSYDDSLSLYKKILNLEVKIFRRNLDSIINKTYKFIDIDYKHSNYNSMNDFKNLCKINLDKILTMQEAIDYLRALSHKPYKNAYFIDKNGDKIFVSLKLQKDNIIKNPTMGGGCLKNRILDKRFNLLLKKSA; encoded by the coding sequence ATGAAAATTTTTATATTAACTGATAATTATGATATTTTTTTACCAATTTATGATGTGATAAAAAATAATATTAAAAAAGATATAGATATAAAATATTTTTGTAATCCTACTTCAAAAAATAAATTTAAAGACTTTGATTTTATAAAGCAAAAAAATATCAAAGATGATTATAACGATTTGCTTAAATTTGATATTGGATTTTCAATCCATAGCAAGATGATATTTCCAAAAGAGCTAGTAGAAACAATCCCTTGTTTCAATCTCCACCCTGGTTTTAATCCTCATAATAGAGGTATATTCCCACATGTATTTTCTATCATAAATAAGCTAAAAGCAGGTGCTTCACTCCATATTATGGATTCTAAAATTGATAATGGCAAAATAATAGATAGAGAAGAAGTTGCTATAAAATCATATGATGATAGCTTAAGTTTATATAAAAAGATTCTAAATTTAGAAGTAAAAATTTTTAGACGCAATCTAGATTCTATTATCAATAAAACATATAAATTTATAGACATAGATTACAAGCACTCAAATTACAATTCTATGAATGATTTTAAAAATCTATGCAAAATAAACCTAGATAAGATTCTAACGATGCAAGAAGCGATAGATTATCTTAGAGCATTAAGCCACAAACCATACAAAAATGCCTATTTTATTGATAAAAATGGAGATAAAATATTTGTTTCTTTAAAATTACAAAAAGATAATATTATCAAAAATCCTACTATGGGGGGGGGTTGTCTCAAAAATAGAATCTTAGATAAAAGATTCAATCTCCTCCTTAAAAAGAGTGCTTAA
- a CDS encoding SDR family oxidoreductase: MKAKFKNISIKAIFSTIPNKIINLKEQINIFYDGDLKKYDGLFLSYTMIQNGARNVLLCVGDTISKIVNPLDSNTAPIFGDAGSTTLISCDNTNKDSYFSLHADGKGYENLIYPNSAFRIDNKEKYLFMNGAEIFNFSIDKEPKSNNKASFIWISSNASIKAQKGLANYSASKAGINAAIKSIALEVAPKYRINAISPGFVLTEMIESWKSVYDKEYISNIDMMYPLGIGKVEYITPLVIFLLSKDSAYITGQNIVIDGGGIL; encoded by the coding sequence ATGAAAGCAAAATTTAAAAACATCTCCATAAAAGCCATTTTTAGCACTATCCCAAATAAGATAATAAATCTAAAAGAGCAAATAAATATATTTTATGATGGTGATTTAAAAAAATATGATGGATTATTTCTATCTTATACAATGATACAAAATGGAGCTAGAAATGTATTATTATGCGTAGGCGATACAATAAGCAAGATAGTAAATCCTCTAGATTCCAATACTGCACCAATCTTTGGCGATGCAGGAAGCACTACACTAATCTCTTGTGATAACACAAATAAAGATTCTTATTTTAGTTTGCATGCAGATGGCAAAGGATATGAGAATCTAATATATCCAAATAGTGCATTTAGGATTGATAATAAAGAAAAATATCTATTTATGAATGGAGCAGAAATATTTAATTTTTCTATTGATAAAGAGCCAAAAAGCAACAATAAAGCAAGTTTTATTTGGATTAGCTCAAATGCTAGTATCAAAGCACAAAAAGGACTTGCAAACTACTCTGCATCAAAAGCAGGAATCAATGCTGCCATAAAATCAATAGCCTTAGAAGTTGCACCAAAATATCGCATAAATGCAATATCACCAGGATTTGTATTAACAGAGATGATAGAATCTTGGAAAAGTGTCTATGATAAAGAATATATTTCAAATATAGATATGATGTATCCGCTTGGCATTGGAAAAGTAGAATATATAACTCCGCTTGTTATTTTTTTATTAAGCAAAGATTCTGCATACATAACAGGGCAAAATATCGTTATTGATGGTGGAGGAATCTTATGA
- a CDS encoding acyltransferase, producing the protein MSHLSIDELKQLQIKLPKNPQNILVSKKASLYNTHLMEFSNNIRIDDFAILSGAIKLESFIHIAAFVALYGGKNGIEISEFCTISPKATIFASNDDFSGNALISGVVDSRFCNTTYKKVLLKKHTQICSNATILPDVVCGIGSVLGAFSLLKSNINEFEIFAGIPAKKIGSRAKKILELEIAFKKDFAKNTMYGGGDSKI; encoded by the coding sequence ATGTCACACTTAAGCATTGATGAATTAAAACAATTACAAATTAAACTTCCTAAAAACCCACAAAATATTCTAGTATCCAAAAAAGCAAGCCTCTATAACACGCATTTAATGGAATTTAGCAATAATATAAGAATAGATGATTTTGCAATATTAAGCGGTGCTATAAAATTAGAAAGTTTTATTCATATTGCTGCATTTGTGGCACTTTATGGTGGTAAAAATGGAATTGAAATAAGCGAATTTTGCACTATATCACCAAAAGCTACTATATTTGCAAGCAATGATGATTTCAGCGGAAATGCTCTAATTAGTGGTGTTGTAGATTCTAGATTCTGCAATACAACATACAAAAAAGTCCTTTTAAAAAAACATACACAAATATGCTCAAATGCTACTATATTGCCTGATGTAGTATGCGGTATTGGTAGTGTGCTTGGGGCATTTTCTCTGCTAAAAAGTAATATCAATGAATTTGAAATCTTTGCTGGAATCCCTGCAAAAAAGATTGGCTCTAGAGCAAAAAAGATTTTAGAATTAGAAATAGCATTTAAAAAAGATTTCGCCAAAAATACCATGTATGGGGGGGGGGATTCCAAAATATAA
- a CDS encoding acyltransferase: protein MPYLKEEQIAKLGLKSYGKNLLISDKVTFYRPNRISLGNNIKIDDFVVLGNHITIGDYVHISLGCSLLASDDGEIIMEDFSGFAPRVHAFSGSDDYSGEFMTGACIPKEYRGTYSKPLYIGQNSIVGSMSCIMPGAHIREGVAVGSSSLVMRPTRPFGIYFGNPAKRIAERNKNLLKLKNEFLSKFKNNNGTFS, encoded by the coding sequence ATGCCTTATCTTAAAGAAGAACAAATAGCAAAACTTGGATTAAAAAGCTATGGGAAAAATCTCCTTATAAGCGACAAAGTTACATTTTATCGCCCAAATAGAATCTCCCTTGGAAACAATATAAAAATAGATGATTTTGTAGTGCTTGGCAATCATATCACAATAGGAGATTATGTGCATATTAGCCTTGGTTGTAGCTTGCTTGCAAGTGATGATGGTGAAATCATAATGGAAGATTTTAGCGGATTTGCACCAAGAGTTCATGCATTTAGTGGAAGTGATGATTATAGTGGTGAATTTATGACAGGTGCTTGCATCCCTAAAGAATATAGAGGAACTTACTCTAAACCACTTTATATTGGACAAAATTCCATTGTAGGCTCTATGAGCTGTATCATGCCTGGAGCACACATAAGAGAAGGTGTCGCAGTTGGAAGTAGTAGTCTTGTTATGCGACCTACAAGACCTTTTGGAATCTACTTTGGAAATCCAGCAAAAAGAATAGCTGAACGAAACAAAAATTTACTCAAACTAAAAAATGAATTTTTAAGCAAATTTAAAAACAATAATGGGACTTTTTCATGA